In Alistipes ihumii AP11, a genomic segment contains:
- a CDS encoding glycosyltransferase family 2 protein — MKISVVVNTFNSERFLDRCLSSVDGFDEIVLCDMHSTDSTISIAERHGCRIVYHERTGFVEPARNYAISQAANEWVLVLDSDEVIPAALKDYLYRFAETAEARGYAALKMARKNYFMGRFMHGDYPDYIIRLIRRSKTFWPERIHARPVIEGRVFTIPARRRELAMEHLANESVAARIAKTNQYTDKEMIRREGQDFSVGSAWLKCTWRFVRFYMVKGGFRDGKAGFAYAVLNAFYKFATVAKLWERKAG; from the coding sequence ATGAAGATTTCCGTTGTCGTCAATACGTTCAATTCGGAGCGTTTTCTGGATCGGTGCCTGAGCTCGGTCGACGGTTTCGACGAGATCGTGCTATGCGATATGCACAGCACCGATTCCACAATCTCGATCGCCGAACGTCACGGTTGCCGGATCGTCTATCACGAGCGGACCGGCTTTGTCGAGCCGGCGCGCAACTATGCGATTTCGCAGGCCGCCAACGAGTGGGTGCTCGTGCTCGATTCGGACGAGGTGATCCCCGCCGCGCTGAAAGACTATCTCTATCGCTTTGCCGAGACGGCCGAGGCCCGGGGATACGCGGCGCTCAAAATGGCGCGGAAGAACTACTTCATGGGCCGTTTCATGCACGGCGACTACCCCGACTATATCATCCGTCTGATCCGCCGTTCGAAGACTTTCTGGCCCGAACGGATTCATGCCCGTCCGGTCATCGAGGGCCGTGTCTTCACGATTCCCGCCCGTCGCCGTGAGCTGGCTATGGAGCACCTGGCCAACGAAAGCGTCGCCGCGCGGATCGCCAAGACGAATCAGTATACCGACAAGGAGATGATTCGCCGTGAGGGGCAGGATTTCTCGGTCGGCTCGGCCTGGCTCAAGTGCACATGGCGCTTCGTGCGCTTTTACATGGTCAAAGGCGGTTTCCGCGATGGCAAGGCAGGATTCGCCTATGCCGTGCTGAACGCATTCTATAAGTTCGCCACGGTCGCCAAGCTGTGGGAAAGGAAAGCCGGATAG
- a CDS encoding DUF6563 family protein, with protein sequence MKKLIVLILCLTACRTADAQSVRFFATADDYLNGRFDTLPRSSPKIRQLFVSINKTGLSDNELRDKLKTNELHLLVFEDSLYANLSTTSIGKPSNRFRRVERFGDRIFFWTWPANHMLYVGIEGGIGGGFFGGFLASMMASGLAKPYCCYWNLQTGEFRLLDSGCLYDLLEKYPDLYENYLAEPKPNKRGTREDYFIEYLEREKPELLKSVPRKTGSGYNSRNHANDRTGAETKTKRTTTGSGQRMKTK encoded by the coding sequence ATGAAAAAGCTCATCGTACTGATACTTTGCCTTACGGCATGCCGGACCGCCGACGCGCAGTCCGTCCGGTTCTTCGCCACGGCCGACGATTATCTGAACGGACGCTTCGACACGCTTCCCCGGTCGAGCCCGAAGATACGACAACTGTTCGTTTCCATAAACAAAACCGGCTTATCCGACAACGAACTGCGCGACAAACTGAAAACGAACGAGCTCCATCTTCTTGTCTTCGAAGACTCCTTATACGCTAATCTTTCGACGACAAGCATAGGAAAACCGAGCAATCGGTTCCGACGGGTCGAGCGATTCGGCGATCGGATATTTTTTTGGACATGGCCGGCTAATCACATGCTGTACGTAGGAATAGAGGGAGGTATCGGAGGCGGATTTTTCGGAGGTTTTCTCGCCAGTATGATGGCCTCCGGGTTGGCAAAGCCCTATTGTTGCTACTGGAATCTGCAAACCGGCGAATTCAGGCTTCTCGACAGCGGTTGCCTGTACGATCTGCTGGAGAAATATCCCGATTTATATGAGAATTATCTGGCCGAGCCAAAACCGAACAAGAGGGGAACACGCGAGGATTATTTCATCGAATATTTGGAACGGGAAAAACCGGAATTGCTGAAATCCGTTCCCCGCAAGACAGGTTCCGGTTACAATAGCCGCAACCATGCGAACGACCGGACAGGCGCCGAAACCAAAACGAAACGGACTACAACAGGTAGCGGACAACGAATGAAAACGAAATAA
- a CDS encoding DUF6563 family protein: protein MKHLLLLLALLCLAQRSAAQGGKIYRSLDDYRNDRYETVPDLYLKPPVDEAVFGRFGYKLACTDRETKKTLKETVFAVVGDTLYVSLTYLNDKIIRSSPFECIPAERVGEYILFRNFSNEQKITVGFNWAMFGLAGAAASYDRQRDKVPYFCLDLQTGKVELIDREVMTRIIGGYPDLLKSYLSLQEPESRATIDDYLNLYRYRKLRGEPELPIPERPIATAGHTEDSIPSMTDFSVIYATAEDYLCKRGEIAPDIRFEPFESLHTRDVRSLLLWPVPVTEDFDLIAKLKNKTLLIERNDSLYVNCRRFPARGSGYAPGQRIGDRIFCRLIPSYLAKLPEETIRAENGTASNELPDENLPYWFHMDLRTGEVRALDSGCLYDLLEEYPDLYENYLAEPEPNRKETLDGYFDAYLGRTSGRP from the coding sequence ATGAAACATCTGCTTCTTCTGCTCGCGTTGCTGTGCCTCGCCCAACGCAGTGCGGCGCAAGGCGGCAAAATCTACCGAAGCCTGGACGACTACCGGAACGACCGGTACGAAACCGTGCCCGACCTGTATCTGAAACCGCCCGTCGACGAAGCCGTATTCGGACGCTTCGGATACAAGCTCGCCTGCACGGACCGGGAAACGAAAAAAACGCTCAAGGAAACGGTGTTCGCCGTCGTCGGCGATACGCTCTACGTGAGCCTGACCTATTTGAATGACAAGATAATTCGAAGCAGTCCCTTTGAATGTATTCCGGCAGAACGGGTTGGCGAATACATATTATTTCGGAATTTTTCTAATGAACAGAAAATTACGGTCGGTTTCAACTGGGCCATGTTCGGCTTGGCAGGAGCCGCAGCCTCTTACGACAGACAGCGGGATAAAGTACCCTACTTTTGCTTGGACCTGCAAACCGGAAAAGTAGAACTGATCGACCGCGAGGTCATGACCCGAATTATCGGCGGCTATCCGGACCTGCTGAAAAGCTATCTGAGCCTGCAGGAGCCCGAATCCCGTGCGACGATAGACGATTATCTGAACCTTTACAGGTATCGGAAGCTCCGGGGCGAGCCGGAACTTCCGATACCTGAGCGGCCGATCGCAACGGCCGGCCATACGGAAGACTCAATTCCCTCCATGACCGATTTTTCGGTCATTTATGCGACGGCCGAAGACTATCTGTGTAAGCGCGGCGAGATCGCTCCGGACATTCGCTTCGAACCGTTCGAAAGTCTGCATACGCGCGACGTGCGGAGCCTTTTGCTCTGGCCCGTACCGGTGACCGAGGACTTCGACCTGATCGCCAAACTGAAAAACAAAACGTTACTCATCGAACGGAACGACTCGCTCTATGTCAACTGTCGCCGCTTTCCGGCCCGCGGCTCGGGCTATGCTCCGGGACAGCGTATCGGCGACAGGATATTCTGCCGGTTGATACCCAGCTACTTGGCCAAGCTGCCCGAAGAGACGATTCGCGCCGAAAACGGCACGGCGTCGAACGAACTGCCGGACGAGAATTTGCCTTACTGGTTCCATATGGACCTGCGGACCGGCGAAGTCCGGGCGCTCGACAGCGGCTGCCTGTACGACCTGCTGGAGGAATATCCCGACCTATACGAGAACTACCTGGCCGAACCGGAGCCGAACAGGAAAGAAACGCTCGACGGTTATTTCGACGCCTATCTCGGACGGACGAGCGGACGGCCTTGA